From Arcobacter arenosus, one genomic window encodes:
- a CDS encoding Cof-type HAD-IIB family hydrolase, which produces MTKLFLTDLDHTFLRNDLSISSYSLNTWNNMSKKHIMSIATARSYKKSEQFLKGLNTNAPMILLDGSLIVSPEKKILDMKILSQEIGNEIIECGKKLGIYPVVLSLKDKNLNEAFLYPKQRNSYTNELIKRYHMDDNLQESNNIKAMKENFKIVYFSTKEQLQQLQENLHTVFKDEIKSILAPEAYMGCYFLTILHKDADKAHGLKTVHELMQIDYKDFTVFGDNLNDMGMFELAKTSVAVSNAHEELKKIATYVSSYTNDEDAVAKYLQTIG; this is translated from the coding sequence ATGACTAAACTTTTTTTAACTGACCTTGACCACACTTTTTTACGTAATGACTTATCTATTAGCTCTTATAGTTTAAACACTTGGAATAATATGTCTAAAAAACATATTATGAGTATTGCTACAGCTAGAAGTTACAAAAAAAGCGAGCAGTTTTTAAAAGGACTTAATACAAACGCACCAATGATTTTATTAGATGGTTCTTTAATAGTATCTCCTGAAAAAAAGATTTTAGATATGAAAATTTTATCCCAAGAGATTGGAAATGAGATTATTGAGTGTGGAAAAAAACTTGGAATCTATCCTGTAGTTTTATCCCTAAAAGATAAAAATCTTAATGAGGCTTTTTTATATCCAAAACAAAGAAATAGTTATACTAATGAGTTGATAAAAAGATATCATATGGATGATAATCTTCAAGAATCTAACAATATAAAAGCAATGAAAGAGAATTTTAAAATAGTTTATTTCTCTACAAAAGAGCAATTACAACAATTACAAGAAAATCTTCATACAGTTTTTAAAGATGAAATTAAATCTATTTTAGCTCCTGAAGCTTATATGGGATGTTATTTTCTAACAATTTTACATAAAGATGCTGATAAAGCCCATGGTTTAAAAACTGTACATGAATTGATGCAAATTGATTATAAAGATTTTACAGTTTTTGGTGACAATTTAAATGATATGGGAATGTTTGAGTTGGCAAAAACTAGTGTTGCTGTTTCAAATGCCCATGAAGAACTAAAAAAAATAGCTACTTATGTTTCATCTTATACAAATGATGAAGATGCAGTAGCTAAATACTTACAAACTATTGGCTAA
- a CDS encoding FMN-binding glutamate synthase family protein, which produces MPKLFQKIIIFGSIFIIILSIIDLSFLWLALIFAIIIAVGVYDTKQTKHALWRNFPVIGRIRWVLEELRPPIRQYFIESDIDGVPINRQARSVVYRRSKKQQSTIPFGTKMDVYQEGYEWIGHSLNALKAHDLDLSPRVLIGGSDCKIPYNASILNVSAMSFGALSANAIMALGHGAKIGKFVLNTGEGGLSRYHLTSNCDLIWQIGTGYFGCRDENGNFHEEKFAKKALNENVKMIEIKLSQGAKPGHGGILPANKNTLEIAEDRDVKPHTKVDSPPTHSTFNSSLGLLKFIKRLRDLSEGKPVGFKLCVGRKEEFIDICKAMVQHNIRPDFITVDGGEGGTGAAPLEYTNSVGMPLREALVFVVDCLNGFNLKDEIKVVASGKILNGMDIAKVFALGADLVASARGMMLSLGCIQALQCHKNTCPTGVATQDMRLSKGLVVEDKKQRVANFHEVTLESFIEIIASAGLDNPHKLNRTHIFRRLDQTTYKRYDELFPPMQKGDLLNTPYPKSFERFM; this is translated from the coding sequence ATGCCTAAACTATTTCAAAAAATCATCATTTTTGGTTCTATTTTTATAATTATTCTTTCTATTATTGATTTGTCATTTCTATGGCTTGCTTTGATATTTGCAATTATAATTGCAGTTGGTGTTTATGATACAAAACAAACTAAACATGCTTTATGGAGAAACTTCCCTGTAATTGGACGTATAAGATGGGTTTTAGAAGAACTTAGACCCCCTATTAGACAATATTTTATTGAATCAGATATAGATGGTGTGCCAATTAATAGACAAGCAAGAAGTGTTGTTTATAGACGTTCAAAAAAACAACAAAGCACTATACCTTTTGGAACAAAAATGGATGTTTATCAAGAGGGTTACGAATGGATAGGGCACTCTTTAAATGCTTTAAAAGCCCATGATTTAGACTTAAGCCCAAGGGTATTAATAGGTGGGAGTGATTGTAAAATCCCATATAATGCATCTATTTTAAACGTTTCTGCTATGAGTTTTGGAGCTTTAAGTGCAAATGCAATTATGGCTTTAGGTCATGGGGCAAAAATTGGAAAATTTGTTTTAAATACAGGTGAGGGTGGATTAAGTAGATATCATCTAACATCAAATTGCGATTTAATATGGCAAATTGGAACTGGGTATTTTGGTTGTAGAGATGAAAATGGAAATTTTCATGAAGAAAAATTTGCAAAAAAAGCTTTAAATGAAAATGTAAAAATGATTGAAATCAAACTTTCACAAGGTGCAAAACCTGGACATGGTGGGATTTTACCAGCAAATAAAAACACCCTTGAGATAGCTGAAGATAGAGATGTTAAACCTCATACTAAAGTTGATTCCCCACCAACTCACAGCACTTTTAATTCAAGCTTAGGACTTTTAAAGTTTATTAAAAGATTAAGAGATTTAAGTGAAGGAAAACCAGTTGGATTTAAACTTTGTGTTGGAAGAAAAGAGGAGTTTATAGATATTTGTAAAGCAATGGTTCAACACAATATTAGACCAGACTTTATAACTGTTGATGGTGGAGAAGGTGGAACAGGGGCTGCTCCTTTGGAATATACAAACTCTGTTGGTATGCCACTTAGAGAGGCTTTGGTTTTTGTAGTTGATTGTTTAAATGGATTTAATTTAAAAGATGAGATAAAAGTTGTTGCTTCTGGAAAGATTTTAAATGGTATGGATATTGCTAAAGTGTTTGCCCTTGGAGCAGATTTAGTAGCAAGTGCTAGAGGAATGATGTTAAGTCTTGGATGTATTCAGGCTTTACAATGTCATAAAAACACTTGTCCAACAGGTGTTGCTACACAAGATATGAGATTATCAAAAGGACTTGTAGTTGAAGATAAAAAACAAAGAGTTGCAAATTTTCATGAAGTAACTTTAGAGAGTTTTATTGAGATTATTGCTTCAGCAGGACTTGATAATCCACACAAACTAAATAGAACACATATTTTTAGAAGATTAGACCAGACTACATATAAAAGATATGATGAATTGTTTCCACCTATGCAAAAAGGTGATTTGTTGAATACTCCATATCCAAAAAGCTTTGAAAGATTTATGTAG
- a CDS encoding ArsC/Spx/MgsR family protein, which yields MFYVKKKIVFYEKPGCLGNKKQKELLKENGLELEVKSILDTKWDKKTLESFFIGLEKHEIVNESAPKIKKGEIDLNSITKEQLIYKMISDPILIKRPLIIAGESNICGFDIEKLNESLNLNISTTKKIGVCEGSNETCN from the coding sequence ATGTTTTATGTTAAAAAAAAGATTGTTTTTTATGAGAAACCAGGTTGTTTAGGGAATAAAAAACAAAAAGAGCTTCTAAAAGAAAATGGACTTGAACTTGAAGTTAAATCAATACTTGATACAAAATGGGATAAAAAAACTTTAGAGTCATTTTTTATTGGATTGGAAAAACATGAGATTGTAAATGAATCTGCTCCAAAAATAAAAAAAGGTGAGATAGACCTAAATTCAATAACAAAAGAACAATTAATCTATAAAATGATTAGTGATCCAATTTTGATAAAAAGACCTTTGATTATTGCAGGTGAAAGTAACATCTGTGGATTTGATATAGAAAAGTTAAATGAGTCTTTAAATTTAAATATCAGTACTACAAAAAAAATTGGAGTATGTGAAGGTAGTAATGAAACTTGTAACTAG
- a CDS encoding aldo/keto reductase: MLSKYSFGTYRTTYQNPIHKEALNYALDNGITHIDTSSNYMHGEAEIMIGQVIENRNREDFTIVSKGGYIQGENLKRVMEGFKVEDLVRYDESCFHSIHEEFLEDQINRSLERLKTDYIDVYLLHNPEYYLLKEIKVGMTEQAILKHHEIMQQRIKKAFAFLESKVKEGKIKAYGISSNSFAKKRINYHFLEYRHLINYAKEIAGDNHHFKVIQLPMNMFENEGEECAKWAYENGLEVHINRPLNAMKDDKMIRLASYEECINYDSLLSQIREINNDAFQEVIDQILKIENEYRWAGDVDDIIEYQVIPYIVQNINLDPVYFQLVDNFLNCYKSNIKSRISKEVAKELNINGPIDGVALKYLEQKEYITRILVGMRDKRYVKKILDYSKI, encoded by the coding sequence ATGCTTTCAAAATATTCATTCGGAACTTACAGAACAACTTATCAAAATCCAATTCATAAAGAAGCATTAAATTATGCTTTAGATAATGGAATTACACATATTGACACATCATCAAATTATATGCATGGTGAAGCAGAGATTATGATAGGTCAAGTAATAGAAAACCGAAATAGAGAAGATTTTACTATTGTTTCAAAAGGTGGATATATACAAGGTGAAAACCTAAAAAGAGTTATGGAAGGTTTTAAGGTTGAAGATTTAGTAAGATATGATGAAAGCTGTTTTCATAGTATACATGAGGAGTTTCTAGAAGATCAAATCAATAGAAGTTTAGAGAGATTAAAAACAGACTATATAGATGTATATTTACTCCACAATCCTGAATACTACTTATTAAAAGAGATAAAAGTTGGTATGACAGAACAAGCTATTTTAAAACACCATGAGATTATGCAACAAAGAATAAAAAAAGCCTTTGCCTTTTTAGAATCAAAGGTTAAAGAGGGAAAAATAAAAGCCTATGGAATTAGTTCAAATTCCTTTGCAAAAAAAAGAATCAATTATCACTTTTTAGAATATAGACACTTAATAAATTATGCAAAAGAGATTGCTGGGGATAATCACCATTTTAAAGTAATACAACTTCCAATGAATATGTTTGAAAATGAGGGGGAAGAGTGTGCAAAATGGGCCTATGAAAATGGTTTAGAAGTTCATATTAATAGACCCTTAAATGCAATGAAAGATGATAAAATGATTAGGCTTGCTTCATATGAAGAGTGTATAAACTATGATTCCCTTTTATCACAAATTAGAGAGATAAATAATGATGCTTTTCAAGAGGTTATTGACCAAATTTTAAAAATAGAAAATGAATATAGGTGGGCAGGTGATGTTGATGATATTATTGAATACCAAGTAATCCCTTATATTGTTCAAAATATCAATCTTGACCCTGTTTATTTCCAATTAGTTGACAACTTTTTAAACTGCTACAAAAGTAATATAAAAAGTAGAATTTCAAAAGAAGTTGCAAAAGAACTAAATATAAATGGTCCAATAGATGGTGTTGCTTTAAAATATTTAGAACAAAAAGAGTATATTACAAGAATACTTGTTGGGATGAGAGATAAAAGATATGTAAAGAAGATTTTAGATTACTCTAAAATCTAA
- a CDS encoding nucleoside recognition protein has translation MNYKESFKSSLKSAWIVLKLIIPIYIIADILFYYNTLSYISFLIEPFTSIIGLPPETSLAIISGMFLNVYASVAFAAPLDLSIHQWSILAVFVGIAHSLPVEGVIMKKIGIGNFYSYTLRIISAFIVAFFTSLMPANFFSASLTDKVFEKQTYENIVDLLQNSILNSIELSITVIILITVLIFLMDFIKSRNFIKQSQKNVSKGFSITVGIILGITYGAGILIKEVESGNISKDDIFYIGTFLMICHAVIEDTLLFVIFGADFTMVVVIRTIAAIIISYILLQWYKKRDSKRLDFRVI, from the coding sequence ATGAATTATAAAGAAAGTTTCAAATCGTCATTAAAAAGTGCGTGGATAGTTTTAAAACTTATTATTCCAATTTATATAATTGCTGATATATTATTTTACTATAACACTTTATCTTATATTAGTTTTTTAATTGAACCATTTACTTCAATAATTGGTTTACCGCCAGAAACATCACTAGCTATTATTAGTGGAATGTTTTTAAATGTTTATGCTTCTGTTGCCTTTGCTGCGCCATTGGATTTAAGTATTCATCAGTGGTCAATTTTGGCTGTATTTGTAGGTATTGCCCATTCTCTTCCTGTTGAGGGAGTGATTATGAAAAAAATTGGAATAGGTAATTTCTATTCATATACCCTTAGGATAATAAGTGCTTTTATAGTTGCTTTTTTTACTTCATTGATGCCTGCAAATTTTTTTAGTGCAAGTTTGACAGATAAAGTATTTGAAAAACAAACATATGAAAATATCGTTGATTTATTGCAAAATTCTATTTTAAATTCAATTGAATTGAGTATCACCGTAATTATTTTAATTACAGTATTGATTTTTTTGATGGATTTTATAAAAAGTAGGAATTTTATTAAACAATCACAAAAAAATGTTAGTAAAGGCTTTTCTATAACCGTTGGTATAATTTTAGGTATTACATATGGAGCTGGAATTTTAATAAAAGAGGTTGAAAGTGGAAATATCTCTAAGGATGATATTTTCTATATAGGTACATTTTTGATGATTTGTCATGCTGTTATTGAGGATACTTTATTGTTTGTAATATTTGGAGCTGATTTTACTATGGTTGTAGTAATTAGAACCATTGCAGCTATTATAATCTCATATATCCTACTACAATGGTATAAAAAAAGGGATAGTAAAAGATTAGATTTTAGAGTAATCTAA
- a CDS encoding C-terminal binding protein: MKRVYITDKVTNPDIEKEVLGDELSPELHEGIEVLLVWHHKITNEYIDKLPNLKALVRYGVGYDVFQDLEYIKSKGIYASNTPDYGTDEVSDTAIAMIMNIARGITRYDYQCREYDDGSWQTNTLKYIKRTSDYKLGVIGAGRIGGSVLLKANALRFQTHFYDPYLSSGTEKMLGAKRFDNLDELLETCDIISINAPLNKQTNAMIDEEFISKMKPGSSFVNTARGAIVKDLDVFYEPLKSGHLNCVSLDVLPSEPPQSCKIIEAWKAKEKWLDGRFIINPHSAFYSDKAYFEMRQKAALNVKRVLDGKKPINIVNGLD, encoded by the coding sequence ATGAAAAGAGTTTATATAACAGATAAAGTTACAAATCCTGATATAGAAAAAGAGGTTTTAGGGGATGAATTATCACCTGAACTACATGAGGGGATTGAAGTACTATTAGTATGGCATCATAAAATTACAAATGAATATATTGATAAATTGCCAAATCTAAAAGCTTTAGTTAGATATGGGGTAGGTTATGATGTATTTCAAGATTTAGAGTATATCAAATCAAAAGGGATTTATGCTTCAAATACTCCTGATTATGGGACAGATGAAGTAAGTGATACAGCAATTGCGATGATTATGAATATTGCCCGTGGAATTACTAGATATGATTATCAGTGTAGAGAGTATGATGATGGCTCATGGCAAACAAACACATTAAAATATATCAAAAGAACAAGTGATTATAAACTAGGAGTTATTGGAGCAGGGCGAATTGGTGGAAGTGTTTTATTAAAAGCAAATGCTCTAAGATTTCAAACACATTTTTATGACCCATATTTATCAAGTGGTACTGAAAAAATGCTTGGTGCAAAAAGATTTGATAATCTTGATGAGCTTCTTGAAACTTGCGATATCATCTCTATAAATGCACCTTTAAATAAACAAACAAATGCAATGATTGATGAAGAGTTTATTTCTAAAATGAAACCAGGAAGTTCTTTTGTAAACACAGCACGTGGTGCTATTGTTAAAGATTTAGATGTATTTTATGAACCCTTAAAATCTGGACATTTAAATTGTGTTAGTTTAGATGTACTTCCAAGTGAACCACCTCAAAGTTGTAAGATAATTGAAGCTTGGAAGGCAAAAGAAAAATGGCTTGATGGAAGATTTATAATCAATCCCCATTCTGCTTTTTATAGTGATAAAGCATACTTTGAGATGAGACAAAAAGCTGCTTTAAATGTAAAAAGAGTACTAGATGGTAAAAAACCAATAAATATTGTAAATGGATTAGATTAA
- a CDS encoding REP-associated tyrosine transposase, whose amino-acid sequence MGRSRYKVFEETYPHFVTCTVLHWIPIFTRIESTNIIFESLKYLQKSDNLKIYSYVILENHLHMIISSDDISKTMKKFKSFTAKELIKLLQKSNAKTILDQLAFYKKAHKTQTTYQVWQEGFQPKLIKDEKMMIERINYIHNNPIKRGYIEKAKHWRYSSARDYEDIEGLIEVERFI is encoded by the coding sequence ATGGGAAGAAGTAGATATAAAGTTTTTGAAGAAACTTATCCACATTTTGTCACTTGCACAGTGCTTCATTGGATACCTATTTTTACAAGAATTGAAAGTACAAATATCATATTTGAATCTTTAAAATACCTACAAAAAAGTGATAATTTAAAAATCTACTCCTATGTAATACTTGAAAATCATCTTCATATGATAATAAGTAGTGATGATATTTCAAAAACTATGAAAAAATTCAAATCTTTTACAGCTAAAGAACTTATCAAACTTCTTCAAAAATCAAATGCTAAAACCATTCTTGACCAACTTGCTTTTTATAAAAAAGCCCATAAAACACAAACCACATATCAAGTTTGGCAAGAAGGGTTTCAACCAAAACTTATAAAAGATGAGAAAATGATGATTGAGCGGATTAATTATATTCATAATAATCCTATAAAAAGAGGATATATTGAGAAGGCTAAACATTGGAGATATAGTAGTGCAAGAGATTATGAAGATATAGAAGGATTGATTGAGGTTGAAAGATTCATATGA
- a CDS encoding DUF2201 family putative metallopeptidase, with protein MVSISYDEVFKKIRINFLFNHPFLSVLALSIPTNFRKNKYSAFQTNGKEISVDIKKLEKYSNDEISYLYAHTLLHIVLKHPFRQKTREQKLWNQASDLVTNLVLSSFSKIGKMPLDEMLDLDLENKCVEEVYEILRKEEENNKSSSEEKKDDEIKTKPKENGKLKAYIYDKSKMDLEEVNDDKTNDGDREKLDGIIIQALSIAKKSSKEYQGMQIEIDTLIKPEISLQDTLKEYLTASLFEKTTTYSRPNRKFIHNDLYLPGSKKNDEMIEVFIALDSSSSVTLDEYKKFLGVVKDVCEGFYEYKVQVLPFDLKVKEEYIISFDSFNPLIEKELFIPKSDGGTNFDELLRYLKKSSDIRSDNLLMVLTDGEFEMHESLVCKTLFIISEKKNIKRFESFGRVIQFDL; from the coding sequence ATGGTGAGTATATCATATGATGAAGTTTTTAAGAAAATAAGAATTAATTTTTTATTTAATCATCCTTTTCTTTCGGTATTAGCATTATCAATTCCTACAAATTTTAGAAAAAATAAATATAGTGCTTTTCAAACTAATGGCAAAGAGATATCTGTTGATATAAAAAAGCTAGAAAAATATTCTAATGATGAGATAAGTTATCTTTACGCTCACACACTATTACATATAGTTTTAAAACACCCCTTTCGACAAAAAACTAGGGAACAAAAACTTTGGAATCAAGCTAGTGATTTAGTTACTAACTTAGTTTTATCGAGCTTTTCAAAAATTGGAAAAATGCCATTAGATGAAATGCTAGATTTAGATTTAGAAAATAAATGTGTTGAAGAGGTGTATGAGATACTTAGAAAAGAAGAAGAAAATAATAAAAGTTCTTCAGAAGAAAAAAAAGATGATGAGATAAAAACTAAACCAAAAGAGAATGGTAAGTTAAAAGCTTATATCTATGATAAATCAAAGATGGATTTAGAAGAAGTAAATGATGATAAAACCAATGATGGTGATAGAGAAAAACTAGATGGAATTATAATCCAAGCACTTTCTATTGCTAAAAAGAGTTCAAAAGAGTATCAAGGGATGCAAATAGAAATTGATACTTTGATAAAGCCAGAGATATCTTTACAAGATACACTAAAAGAGTATTTAACTGCTTCATTATTTGAAAAAACTACAACATATTCAAGACCAAATAGAAAATTTATTCATAATGATTTATATCTACCTGGAAGTAAAAAAAATGATGAGATGATAGAGGTTTTTATTGCCCTTGATAGTAGTTCTAGTGTTACACTTGATGAATATAAGAAATTTTTGGGTGTTGTAAAAGATGTTTGTGAAGGTTTTTATGAGTATAAAGTACAAGTACTGCCTTTTGACTTAAAGGTTAAAGAGGAGTATATTATTTCATTTGATTCTTTTAATCCTTTGATAGAAAAGGAACTTTTTATCCCTAAAAGTGACGGTGGAACCAATTTTGACGAACTATTAAGATATCTAAAAAAATCAAGTGATATTAGAAGTGATAATTTATTAATGGTTTTAACAGATGGTGAATTTGAGATGCATGAAAGTTTAGTTTGCAAGACACTATTTATAATAAGTGAGAAAAAAAATATAAAGAGGTTTGAAAGTTTTGGAAGAGTTATTCAATTTGACCTATAA
- a CDS encoding ATP-binding protein produces MITPAIGTIELYNQLQSLIDADIPCFIHGSPGIGKSYIVNDIALQNDLELIDVRLSQLDAVDLRGIPTISNNQTKWMPPIFLPSDENSKGILFLDELNSAPLSVQAAIYQLVLDRKIGEYILPKAWRIVCAGNKIDDKGIVFKLPSPLINRMVHIVLEAKYDDFKIWAIKNDIHPFIIGFLGFRPDLLSTEVPSSTETNPAFCTPRAWNMLSNILKRNENLNGIHPIVYGAVGFSAGIEFISFVKVYKTLPNIDAILDGQSDIVPNEPSALYALCAAIIEKYKDNTQGKNLFKYAKHLPVEFNVMLIKDLIVKDENIVELEEFDAWMERYGEYII; encoded by the coding sequence ATGATTACTCCTGCAATTGGTACTATAGAGTTATATAATCAACTACAATCCTTAATAGATGCTGATATCCCTTGTTTTATACATGGAAGTCCCGGAATAGGTAAATCATATATTGTAAATGATATAGCTTTACAAAATGATTTAGAATTGATTGATGTAAGACTTTCTCAACTTGATGCGGTTGATTTAAGAGGAATCCCTACAATCTCAAATAATCAAACAAAATGGATGCCTCCTATTTTTTTACCCTCAGATGAGAACTCAAAAGGTATTTTATTCCTAGATGAGTTAAACTCAGCTCCACTATCAGTACAAGCAGCTATTTATCAGTTAGTTTTAGATAGAAAAATAGGGGAGTATATACTCCCAAAAGCTTGGAGAATAGTTTGTGCTGGAAATAAAATAGATGATAAGGGGATTGTTTTTAAACTTCCTAGTCCACTAATTAATAGAATGGTTCATATTGTTTTAGAAGCTAAATATGATGACTTTAAAATTTGGGCAATCAAAAATGATATCCATCCATTTATCATAGGATTTTTAGGCTTTAGGCCAGATTTACTTAGTACTGAAGTTCCAAGTTCAACTGAAACAAATCCTGCTTTTTGTACACCAAGAGCTTGGAATATGTTATCAAATATTTTAAAAAGAAATGAAAATTTAAATGGAATTCACCCAATTGTATATGGTGCAGTAGGTTTTAGTGCTGGAATTGAGTTTATCTCTTTTGTAAAGGTTTATAAAACACTACCTAATATAGATGCTATTTTAGATGGGCAAAGTGATATTGTACCAAATGAACCTAGCGCCTTGTATGCTTTATGTGCAGCTATTATTGAAAAGTATAAAGACAATACTCAAGGAAAAAATCTATTTAAATATGCAAAACATCTTCCCGTTGAGTTTAATGTGATGCTAATAAAAGATTTAATAGTCAAAGATGAAAATATAGTAGAACTTGAAGAATTTGATGCTTGGATGGAGCGGTATGGTGAGTATATCATATGA
- a CDS encoding bacteriohemerythrin, with product MEFQDNKHLLKHNEMDEIHKEFVQIYNGADYNSIGSIINKTKELFEHTKRHFSYEESQMDQFNYPTSREHKEEHQKVLHEMQFFLEKSNTSIGKQLLKAYYKQKLPDWFDLHLISMDSDLASFLKQFKKG from the coding sequence ATGGAATTTCAAGATAATAAGCATCTTCTAAAACACAATGAAATGGATGAGATTCATAAAGAGTTTGTTCAAATATATAATGGCGCAGACTACAATTCAATTGGTAGTATAATAAATAAAACAAAAGAGTTATTCGAACATACAAAAAGACATTTTTCTTATGAAGAATCACAAATGGATCAATTTAATTATCCAACTTCAAGGGAGCATAAAGAAGAGCATCAAAAAGTATTACACGAAATGCAATTCTTTTTGGAAAAAAGTAATACTTCAATAGGCAAACAACTATTAAAAGCTTATTATAAACAGAAACTTCCAGATTGGTTTGATTTACATCTAATAAGTATGGATAGCGATTTAGCTAGTTTTTTAAAACAATTTAAAAAAGGATGA
- the sfsA gene encoding DNA/RNA nuclease SfsA translates to MKFEKLIHGKLIKRYKRFLADIVLDDGSEITAHVPNSGAMTSCIEDNCDVWITHHDNPKRKLKYTLELTKMGKELICTNTGVANKIAIEAIENGVITELQGYDNLKPEQKYGNQNSRIDILLWNNDSDKKCFVEIKSVSLNLGSTLAFPDAKTTRGQKHLEELRDMVKEGHRAVMLYIIQRTDYLPFRIAYEIDKKYNEIFEEVIKQGVEVLVYQSSINHEEIKVFKKVKFK, encoded by the coding sequence ATGAAATTTGAAAAACTTATACATGGTAAATTAATAAAAAGATACAAAAGGTTTTTAGCTGACATAGTTTTAGATGATGGAAGTGAAATAACAGCCCATGTACCAAATAGTGGAGCAATGACAAGTTGCATTGAAGACAATTGTGATGTATGGATAACACACCATGATAATCCAAAAAGAAAATTAAAATATACCCTTGAACTTACAAAAATGGGAAAAGAGTTAATCTGTACAAATACAGGTGTTGCAAATAAAATTGCAATTGAAGCAATTGAAAATGGCGTAATAACTGAATTACAAGGTTATGATAATCTAAAACCAGAACAAAAATATGGAAATCAAAATAGTAGAATTGACATCTTATTGTGGAATAATGATAGTGATAAGAAATGTTTTGTCGAGATTAAAAGTGTAAGTTTAAATCTAGGGTCTACTTTAGCATTTCCAGATGCAAAAACAACTAGAGGTCAAAAACATTTAGAAGAATTAAGAGATATGGTAAAAGAGGGACATAGAGCTGTTATGCTTTATATAATACAAAGAACCGATTATCTTCCTTTTAGAATAGCCTATGAGATAGATAAAAAATATAATGAAATTTTTGAAGAGGTTATAAAACAAGGCGTTGAAGTTTTAGTTTACCAATCTTCTATAAATCATGAAGAGATAAAAGTGTTTAAAAAAGTTAAGTTTAAATAG
- a CDS encoding YgaP-like transmembrane domain, with the protein MNKFDKFRSFCRKFRIIIGVVLIAIGFFTGIVWFYLGIIPLIAGIVDFCPTCMISKKCTPKNLQQESQA; encoded by the coding sequence ATGAATAAGTTTGACAAATTTAGAAGCTTTTGTAGAAAGTTTAGAATTATTATTGGAGTGGTTCTAATTGCTATTGGTTTCTTTACAGGAATTGTATGGTTCTATTTAGGAATTATTCCGTTAATTGCCGGTATTGTTGACTTTTGCCCAACATGTATGATTAGTAAGAAATGTACGCCAAAAAACTTACAACAAGAATCTCAAGCTTAA